A region of Flocculibacter collagenilyticus DNA encodes the following proteins:
- a CDS encoding DUF350 domain-containing protein — MHYITGLTAWSIQALLIDFIIIVALFVSLKYIKGWVSNLHANDEITEKDNFAFGLSFAAGLAGLAIVLTGITSGAFADSLAQEATQMAGYGLIGIALIKFGHFFQDKVTLRKVNLHDEIIKENITAALVDFGHVVSVAIVIRSALIWVLTEGWHGLPIVIVAFIIGNLCLLLVSQYRIFLFRRTNRNGDCLQQAITDNNIAVGIRYAGFLIGSALALTAATGIAPYVADNITASLVYWSITALISIAAFILLHLIMIKAILSGTDISDEINRQKNIGVATISAAVSFSIGITMATLLGA; from the coding sequence ATGCATTACATTACTGGATTAACGGCTTGGTCGATTCAAGCATTATTAATTGATTTCATTATCATTGTCGCCCTATTCGTTAGCTTAAAATATATCAAAGGTTGGGTGTCTAACCTTCATGCTAACGACGAAATAACAGAAAAAGATAACTTTGCATTCGGATTAAGTTTTGCAGCTGGTTTAGCCGGGCTTGCCATCGTATTAACAGGCATTACAAGCGGCGCCTTTGCAGATTCATTAGCACAAGAAGCAACACAAATGGCCGGTTATGGTCTTATCGGTATTGCCCTCATTAAGTTTGGTCACTTTTTTCAAGATAAAGTGACACTTAGAAAAGTGAACCTACACGATGAGATTATCAAGGAAAATATTACTGCTGCACTAGTAGACTTTGGGCATGTAGTCAGTGTAGCGATTGTAATCCGTTCAGCACTAATTTGGGTATTAACTGAAGGCTGGCATGGCTTACCTATTGTAATAGTCGCCTTTATTATCGGTAATCTTTGCTTGTTACTAGTGAGCCAGTACCGAATATTTTTATTTAGACGAACCAATCGCAATGGGGATTGCTTGCAACAAGCAATTACAGACAATAATATTGCGGTAGGTATACGTTATGCAGGCTTTTTAATTGGTAGTGCATTAGCATTAACTGCTGCGACGGGTATTGCCCCTTACGTCGCTGACAACATCACTGCAAGTCTTGTTTACTGGTCAATTACCGCCCTAATCAGCATAGCTGCTTTTATTCTGCTTCATTTAATCATGATAAAAGCGATTCTTTCTGGTACGGATATATCTGATGAAATTAATCGCCAAAAGAATATAGGCGTAGCTACCATTTCCGCAGCAGTTTCATTTTCAATTGGCATAACAATGGCGACTTTACTTGGCGCTTAA
- a CDS encoding polyamine aminopropyltransferase yields MAILAGCGLIYEYLLSHYAGRVLGAVESAIYAMIGTMIVAMGIGAFLARWFKDPFTAFAWLESLIAFLGMSSILIIANIIALTYTLPHTLSNLYNLPTSIPLDGYVFEQLQDAARFLPYVFGFVLGILIGMEIPLIARIRQHVYGRFLENNAGTIYGADYIGAGIGAAIWVSIMLSLPIMQAAAWTALFNIVAGLVFLARYHQHVKFAKSLLVTHIVLFGLFVLFLFFATSWMKDLSNVLYKDKVIYSESTKYQHIVLTERLSRTQTAPINDLFLNGRLQFSSADEHIYHTMLVYPAMLAANRHEQVLIIGGGDGLALRDVLKWPVQQATLVDLDGQLLSLFGLKNASHPLIQEHHKYISSKLTTLNGDAFNDPRANIIIADAFLEVEKMLDQGRLFDSIIIDLPDPNHPDLNKLYSDYFYNHIRQLLAPDGALVVQSTSPYHAKNAFISIAKTVKQAGFKHVEQYQQNIPSFGQWGWTIATRAGQPASKRIEQVSEMPINNNWLNQTYLKAAFAFPNNFFDNNSVIEVNRLGSGVLYDYYRQAWQAESELYKN; encoded by the coding sequence ATGGCAATCTTAGCTGGTTGCGGCCTTATTTATGAATATTTACTTTCGCATTACGCGGGAAGAGTATTAGGCGCTGTAGAAAGCGCCATTTATGCCATGATTGGCACCATGATTGTTGCTATGGGGATTGGTGCCTTTCTAGCACGTTGGTTCAAAGATCCCTTTACCGCCTTTGCATGGCTAGAAAGTTTAATTGCATTTCTGGGTATGAGCAGCATTTTAATTATTGCCAATATTATTGCGCTCACTTATACCCTGCCACATACACTCTCCAATCTTTATAATTTACCCACAAGTATCCCGCTTGATGGATATGTTTTCGAACAGCTTCAAGATGCGGCTCGCTTTTTACCTTATGTTTTTGGCTTCGTATTAGGCATTCTAATTGGAATGGAAATTCCTCTTATAGCAAGAATTAGGCAACATGTTTACGGTCGATTTTTAGAAAATAATGCTGGTACTATTTATGGTGCAGATTACATTGGTGCAGGTATTGGAGCTGCTATTTGGGTATCCATAATGCTTTCTTTACCTATCATGCAAGCTGCGGCTTGGACAGCACTCTTTAATATTGTCGCGGGCTTAGTGTTCTTAGCGCGTTACCATCAGCATGTTAAATTTGCTAAATCACTGCTTGTGACTCACATAGTGTTATTCGGCTTATTTGTTCTGTTTTTATTTTTTGCGACATCTTGGATGAAAGATCTAAGCAATGTGTTATACAAAGACAAAGTGATATATTCCGAATCGACTAAGTATCAGCACATAGTTCTCACTGAACGACTAAGTAGAACACAAACGGCTCCTATCAATGACCTATTTCTAAATGGACGGCTTCAGTTTTCAAGTGCCGATGAACATATCTACCACACTATGCTGGTATACCCCGCGATGCTGGCTGCCAACCGTCATGAGCAAGTATTAATTATTGGCGGTGGTGACGGCCTAGCACTTAGAGATGTGCTGAAGTGGCCTGTGCAACAAGCAACACTTGTTGATTTAGATGGTCAGTTATTATCCTTATTTGGATTGAAAAATGCTTCACACCCTTTAATCCAAGAACACCATAAGTATATTTCTTCAAAGTTAACAACACTTAACGGCGACGCGTTTAATGATCCTAGAGCAAACATCATCATTGCCGATGCATTTTTGGAAGTGGAAAAAATGCTTGATCAAGGCCGCCTATTTGACAGCATCATTATTGATTTGCCAGATCCTAACCACCCAGATCTTAACAAGCTTTACAGCGACTATTTCTACAATCACATTCGACAGTTACTTGCCCCAGATGGTGCACTGGTTGTTCAGTCTACTTCTCCCTATCATGCCAAAAATGCTTTTATTAGCATTGCTAAAACCGTTAAACAAGCTGGTTTTAAGCATGTTGAACAGTACCAACAAAACATCCCATCTTTTGGCCAGTGGGGCTGGACTATCGCCACACGCGCAGGCCAGCCAGCAAGCAAACGAATTGAACAAGTTAGTGAAATGCCCATTAACAATAACTGGCTGAATCAAACGTATTTAAAGGCTGCATTTGCCTTTCCAAATAATTTTTTTGATAACAACAGTGTTATTGAAGTCAATCGATTAGGCTCAGGTGTGCTATACGACTATTACCGTCAAGCGTGGCAAGCAGAATCAGAGTTATATAAAAATTAA
- a CDS encoding YjfI family protein — protein sequence MELNELSIKLANFETEGANFESFLIANPGEQEVLQVIVEGNDELPIFVTRTEEQLMCISYLFDESEVKAELRHELNEALLKLNVPIPLSAFAKIDTQYAIFGALAVSSSLDEITHELVTLADNAIDALEAVTAYLNE from the coding sequence ATGGAATTAAACGAATTATCAATCAAACTTGCAAACTTCGAAACTGAGGGAGCTAACTTTGAATCTTTCTTAATTGCCAATCCTGGTGAACAAGAAGTACTGCAAGTGATTGTAGAGGGAAATGATGAATTACCCATTTTTGTCACACGCACTGAAGAGCAATTAATGTGTATCAGTTACCTGTTTGACGAAAGTGAAGTTAAAGCAGAATTACGCCATGAATTAAATGAAGCTTTATTAAAGTTGAATGTTCCAATTCCTTTAAGTGCTTTTGCCAAAATCGATACACAATACGCGATTTTTGGTGCGTTAGCTGTTAGTTCTTCTTTGGATGAAATAACCCACGAGCTGGTTACCTTAGCTGACAATGCAATTGATGCGCTAGAAGCAGTAACCGCTTATTTAAATGAGTAA
- a CDS encoding PspA/IM30 family protein, whose product MSILKKLFTAVRGGAREVGESIVDANGIRIFEQEIADAQNALHKAKKSLTEVMAKEMQTKRKISAIDESIAEHETYAEQALEKGNEPLALEIAEKIGDFETEKAEHEQVLSGFTNHIEVLKQQVKEAEKSIKENQRQLTMVKTTESVQKATMAVNSTLHTNDSSMTNARQSLERIKQRQQDRQDQLGAAKQLEAATNGDDLKAKLADAGIGAQNQKSSDILARIKAKKAN is encoded by the coding sequence ATGAGTATTTTAAAAAAATTATTTACCGCGGTACGTGGTGGTGCTAGAGAAGTTGGCGAATCAATTGTTGACGCTAATGGCATCCGTATATTTGAACAAGAAATTGCTGACGCACAAAACGCCCTTCACAAAGCGAAAAAAAGCTTAACTGAAGTAATGGCAAAAGAAATGCAAACTAAACGCAAAATCAGTGCAATTGATGAGAGCATTGCTGAGCATGAAACTTACGCTGAGCAAGCGCTGGAAAAAGGTAACGAGCCTTTAGCATTAGAAATTGCTGAAAAGATTGGCGATTTTGAAACAGAAAAAGCTGAACATGAACAAGTATTAAGTGGTTTTACTAACCACATTGAAGTGCTTAAACAGCAGGTTAAAGAAGCAGAAAAATCGATAAAAGAAAATCAGCGTCAATTAACAATGGTAAAGACGACTGAGAGCGTACAAAAAGCCACTATGGCAGTTAACAGTACATTACATACAAACGACTCCTCAATGACTAATGCCCGTCAATCTTTAGAACGCATTAAACAGCGTCAACAGGATCGTCAAGACCAACTTGGTGCGGCAAAGCAACTTGAAGCTGCTACAAATGGCGATGATTTAAAAGCGAAACTTGCAGATGCCGGTATTGGTGCACAAAACCAAAAAAGTAGCGACATTCTTGCTCGTATCAAAGCTAAAAAAGCAAATTAA
- a CDS encoding substrate-binding periplasmic protein has protein sequence MNNGVRTLIPSLVIGFVLTCMVACNPQQSNNQQGNEVDTKVEQSNQAATAPKESSKATNKQNDCQLTVGFDTWEPYQYVDIDREVKGLDIEILRLAAEKMECDLAFHQATWVELLGELRSGEIDLVLGASKTAERENFAIFSSPYREESFSLYVRNADDFKYQQADIKEFVEAGHKVGLVDQYYYGDTVDGLMDDDKLSSLFVPAMMSEINIARLLDMDIDGVLEDSFVGASIIRRKGLGQYITKHQITINTGSVYVMFSKKSVKPEIVNEFNKALDEIRNSGKFEELTDRYSMKR, from the coding sequence ATGAATAATGGCGTTCGAACCCTCATACCTAGCCTCGTTATTGGTTTTGTGTTGACGTGCATGGTTGCTTGTAACCCACAGCAATCAAATAATCAGCAAGGTAATGAAGTAGACACTAAAGTTGAGCAGAGCAACCAAGCTGCGACAGCGCCAAAAGAGTCATCTAAAGCAACCAATAAACAGAATGATTGTCAGTTAACCGTGGGGTTTGATACGTGGGAACCCTACCAGTATGTTGATATTGATCGCGAAGTTAAGGGGCTTGATATTGAAATATTAAGGTTGGCAGCTGAAAAAATGGAGTGTGATTTGGCTTTTCATCAAGCAACTTGGGTTGAGCTTTTAGGGGAGCTTAGGTCGGGTGAAATTGATTTAGTTTTAGGCGCATCTAAAACTGCAGAGCGAGAAAACTTTGCCATCTTCTCAAGTCCTTACCGTGAAGAGTCGTTTTCGCTTTACGTTAGAAATGCAGATGATTTCAAATATCAACAGGCTGATATAAAAGAGTTTGTGGAAGCTGGGCATAAAGTTGGTTTAGTTGATCAATATTATTATGGTGATACTGTTGATGGTTTAATGGATGACGATAAACTCAGTTCATTATTTGTACCTGCAATGATGAGTGAAATAAACATCGCGCGTTTGTTAGACATGGACATTGACGGCGTGCTTGAAGATAGTTTCGTAGGTGCCTCAATTATTAGACGAAAAGGGCTAGGGCAATATATCACCAAGCACCAAATAACCATCAACACAGGCAGTGTTTATGTCATGTTTAGTAAAAAGTCAGTTAAGCCTGAAATTGTAAACGAGTTTAATAAAGCGCTGGATGAAATTAGAAATAGCGGAAAATTTGAAGAATTAACCGATCGTTATTCGATGAAACGTTAA
- a CDS encoding Na+/H+ antiporter family protein has protein sequence MNAVVLAVLLMLGLSLLRINVVIALVLSAIVGGLYGGLSLEDTIKVFSDGLGGGATIALNYAMLGAFAVAISKSGITDVLAAKVISKIKSDSTPHEIMWVKAGLLAVILCAAVASQNVVPVHIAFIPILIPPLLHVMAQLQLDRRLVACVLTFGLTATYMLLPVGFGGIFLNDILFQNLVENGATIEKAQLPFVMAIPVFGMFLGLLVAIFITYRKSREYSLDKILSIEPETKEINVFHIMVAVAAILAALAIQLFTGSIILGSLSGLIIFVLSGVVKYNETHDTFTKGVYMMGMIGFIMIAASGFADVMKATNSIDSLVLAVNSVIGDSKLMAALLMLLTGLLITMGIGSSFSTIPIIASIYVPMAMSFGFTPLAVAALVGTAGALGDAGSPASDSTLGPTSGLNVDGQHDHIWDSVVPTFLHYNIPLVLFGTAAALIL, from the coding sequence ATGAATGCGGTTGTATTAGCTGTTTTATTAATGCTTGGGTTAAGTTTACTAAGAATTAATGTAGTAATCGCTTTAGTGTTAAGCGCAATAGTAGGTGGACTATATGGAGGTTTAAGCTTAGAAGATACAATAAAAGTATTTAGTGATGGCTTAGGAGGCGGTGCCACTATCGCGCTTAATTATGCAATGTTAGGGGCGTTTGCCGTTGCAATTTCAAAGTCTGGTATTACTGATGTTCTTGCAGCAAAAGTCATTTCAAAAATTAAATCAGATAGCACACCACATGAAATTATGTGGGTAAAAGCTGGACTATTAGCCGTAATACTCTGTGCCGCGGTCGCCTCTCAAAATGTTGTCCCAGTACACATTGCTTTTATTCCTATTCTTATTCCCCCTTTGCTGCATGTAATGGCGCAATTGCAATTAGATAGGCGATTAGTCGCGTGTGTGCTTACATTTGGATTAACTGCCACCTATATGCTGTTGCCAGTTGGGTTTGGTGGTATTTTCTTAAACGATATTTTATTTCAGAATTTAGTTGAAAACGGCGCTACAATTGAAAAAGCACAGTTGCCATTCGTAATGGCTATCCCTGTTTTTGGCATGTTCCTAGGTTTATTGGTCGCTATTTTTATTACCTATCGCAAATCACGAGAGTATTCGTTAGATAAAATTTTATCGATTGAACCTGAAACAAAAGAAATTAATGTATTTCATATTATGGTTGCTGTAGCAGCCATATTAGCTGCATTAGCAATTCAATTGTTTACCGGTTCTATAATATTGGGTTCGTTGTCAGGGCTCATTATCTTTGTGCTTTCTGGGGTAGTTAAATACAACGAAACACACGACACCTTTACAAAAGGTGTTTATATGATGGGCATGATTGGTTTTATCATGATAGCGGCATCGGGGTTTGCAGATGTCATGAAAGCGACTAATAGCATTGATAGCTTAGTGCTTGCAGTTAATAGTGTAATAGGTGACAGTAAGCTAATGGCGGCGCTATTGATGTTATTGACTGGTTTGTTAATCACCATGGGGATAGGTTCTTCGTTCTCAACAATTCCAATCATCGCATCTATTTATGTTCCTATGGCAATGAGTTTTGGCTTTACGCCATTAGCCGTTGCAGCGCTAGTAGGTACGGCTGGTGCGCTAGGAGATGCAGGTTCTCCGGCTTCTGATTCTACTTTAGGGCCAACATCGGGGTTAAATGTTGATGGCCAGCACGATCATATTTGGGACTCTGTTGTACCCACCTTTCTGCATTATAATATTCCATTAGTACTATTTGGTACGGCTGCAGCGTTAATTTTATAA
- a CDS encoding GGDEF domain-containing protein — MDKSSQELLLSLSRLVKTMHDSDSIHRMLVSLQAEIRSQLHFNDVWLYLFKESDPNKMELIDFRGEHNGSHAFSDENKSERFQAIQTVDIKDDKWLEEVFSSDTPVFTADARTESRMDKSVVDKMGIVSLLNGLVCLGQEQFGVLCTGSFDDATPITLSKEQLSYFSVLTSLLAVNINRVQSIYLTDVDPLTQINNRKGFVKVASKQLKMATRDKCSVAIVAINIKNFSSVNAKYGHHIGDQVLVHFAAKLSSIIRDSDEAAREAGDCFLLSLYGVSDALSVQHLINKVHFNCNKINFEGVMVHLEFEINFAMFPNDDKELEALIELATNQNNSK, encoded by the coding sequence GTGGATAAATCATCGCAAGAATTACTGCTTTCATTAAGTAGGCTTGTAAAAACTATGCATGACTCGGATTCGATTCATCGCATGTTAGTCAGTTTGCAAGCTGAAATTCGCTCTCAGTTACATTTCAATGATGTATGGCTTTATTTGTTTAAAGAAAGCGATCCTAACAAAATGGAGTTGATAGATTTTCGTGGTGAGCACAACGGTTCTCATGCTTTTTCTGATGAAAATAAATCTGAGAGATTTCAAGCCATTCAGACTGTCGATATAAAAGACGACAAATGGCTCGAAGAAGTATTTTCTAGTGACACTCCTGTTTTTACCGCTGACGCACGCACCGAGTCTAGGATGGATAAATCGGTAGTTGATAAGATGGGAATAGTTTCTTTGCTAAACGGACTAGTTTGCTTAGGACAAGAGCAGTTTGGTGTACTTTGCACAGGCTCGTTTGATGATGCAACGCCAATAACCTTGTCTAAAGAGCAACTATCTTACTTTTCTGTACTGACCAGTCTATTGGCCGTAAATATTAATCGTGTACAGAGTATTTATTTAACTGATGTTGACCCCTTAACCCAAATAAATAATAGAAAAGGGTTTGTAAAAGTTGCATCTAAACAACTAAAAATGGCTACTCGCGATAAGTGCAGTGTTGCTATTGTTGCCATAAATATAAAAAATTTTTCTAGTGTTAATGCTAAGTATGGCCACCACATTGGTGATCAAGTTCTAGTGCACTTTGCAGCAAAACTAAGCTCAATCATTCGGGATTCTGATGAAGCAGCGAGAGAAGCGGGGGACTGTTTTTTATTGTCATTGTATGGTGTAAGCGATGCGCTGTCGGTGCAGCACCTTATTAATAAAGTTCACTTTAATTGCAATAAAATTAACTTTGAAGGTGTTATGGTTCACTTAGAATTCGAAATAAACTTTGCCATGTTCCCCAATGATGATAAAGAACTTGAGGCACTAATCGAGCTAGCTACCAACCAAAATAACTCAAAATAA
- a CDS encoding DUF924 family protein produces MTNPSDITHQDVLNFWFEELSAEDWFKKSDELDQIITAKFATTLNKAKAGELFEWRSTAKGRLAEIIVLDQFSRNIHRDTPLAFSADSLALILAQEALLHEYDRQLTNQEKAFLYMPFMHSESKAIHKIAEKLFNQDGLEHNYTFELEHKKIIDKFGRYPHRNNILKRESTQQELEFLKQHNGF; encoded by the coding sequence ATGACTAACCCTAGCGACATCACGCATCAAGATGTACTTAATTTTTGGTTTGAAGAGTTATCGGCAGAAGACTGGTTCAAAAAAAGTGACGAACTTGATCAAATCATTACGGCTAAATTTGCAACAACATTAAATAAAGCGAAAGCTGGGGAGCTGTTTGAGTGGCGTAGCACTGCAAAAGGTCGGTTGGCAGAAATCATTGTGTTAGATCAATTCTCACGCAATATTCATAGAGACACGCCGTTAGCATTCTCAGCTGACAGTTTAGCTCTTATCCTTGCGCAGGAAGCGCTATTACATGAATATGACAGGCAGCTAACTAATCAAGAAAAAGCATTTTTGTATATGCCGTTTATGCACAGTGAATCAAAAGCTATCCATAAAATTGCTGAGAAATTGTTTAATCAAGATGGTTTAGAGCATAACTATACTTTTGAATTAGAGCATAAAAAGATCATTGATAAATTTGGTCGTTATCCACACAGAAATAACATTTTAAAGCGCGAATCAACCCAGCAAGAGCTGGAATTTTTAAAACAGCACAATGGTTTTTAG
- the tilS gene encoding tRNA lysidine(34) synthetase TilS, with amino-acid sequence MHQIHQHIANKLLSLSLSRYSEIVIAYSGGLDSTVLLHAIAQLQKNHSISTIRAFHVHHGISEFADSWLQHCQAFSASLDVSFSYKQVKLVKKSRTSTEQQARELRYQAIKETLTGPAIVVTGQHADDQVETLLLQLKRGAGLKGLSGMPESMAFTEDALLVRPLLDISRKALEAYAQFYQLSWVEDDSNTDTNYDRNFLRHNVLPILTEHWQGFRHTVTRSMRHIAQADELLDEYVQQDYKAAVDGAALSVIKLQEYSEVRQKYVLRYWFAQHKLQMPSESILQQIIKQFVCNTSEVSSQNTKLGNDAVVSFSGIQVRGYKGYLYCLPKLLGKKDYQCNVDTYQALSTTSNSDNTCTVSIDSSTLLPAQLGHISLSLPANVNCAVKAPYLYEQKQNQPRNDECASNFYNELALHFVLNTLNVALPGRRSEIIVTFPHIYEDKELVLPKKIKIAGREHAKSLKQIYKEYNVPPWLRMYLPCVFIDNQLAAIAGVCVAEGYDAKLFDRESEYVLEITWHNKSRS; translated from the coding sequence ATGCACCAGATTCACCAGCATATTGCTAATAAATTATTGTCACTTTCTCTTAGCCGGTACTCTGAAATAGTGATTGCTTACAGCGGTGGATTAGATTCAACGGTTTTATTACACGCGATAGCCCAATTACAAAAAAACCACAGCATATCAACCATTAGAGCGTTTCATGTCCACCATGGAATTAGTGAGTTTGCTGATTCATGGTTGCAGCATTGCCAAGCGTTTTCAGCTTCGCTTGATGTTAGCTTTTCGTATAAGCAAGTTAAACTAGTAAAGAAAAGTAGAACCAGCACAGAGCAACAAGCGCGTGAATTAAGATATCAAGCTATAAAAGAGACGTTAACTGGTCCCGCCATTGTGGTAACAGGACAGCATGCTGACGATCAAGTTGAAACCTTATTACTTCAACTTAAACGTGGTGCTGGGTTGAAGGGGTTATCAGGCATGCCAGAGTCGATGGCTTTTACTGAAGATGCATTATTGGTAAGACCGTTATTAGATATTTCACGGAAAGCGTTAGAAGCCTATGCACAATTTTACCAACTTTCTTGGGTAGAAGATGATAGTAATACTGACACTAACTACGATCGAAATTTTTTACGCCATAATGTACTGCCCATTTTAACTGAGCACTGGCAAGGTTTTCGTCACACCGTTACACGAAGTATGCGTCATATTGCACAAGCTGATGAATTGCTGGATGAGTATGTTCAGCAAGATTATAAGGCGGCGGTTGATGGGGCTGCGTTAAGTGTTATTAAGTTGCAGGAATACTCTGAAGTCAGGCAAAAATACGTACTTAGATACTGGTTTGCGCAACATAAACTTCAAATGCCGAGTGAGTCCATCCTGCAGCAAATAATTAAACAGTTTGTTTGTAATACTTCTGAAGTCTCTTCACAAAATACTAAACTTGGAAACGATGCGGTAGTGTCGTTTTCAGGGATACAGGTGCGCGGCTATAAAGGCTATTTATATTGTTTGCCTAAGCTGTTAGGAAAAAAAGATTACCAGTGCAACGTGGATACTTATCAAGCGTTATCAACTACGAGCAACAGTGATAACACTTGCACTGTATCTATTGATTCATCAACACTTTTACCTGCTCAATTAGGCCATATTAGTTTGTCCTTACCTGCAAACGTAAATTGTGCTGTAAAAGCACCGTACTTGTATGAACAAAAACAAAATCAACCACGTAATGATGAATGTGCGAGTAACTTTTACAATGAATTAGCACTACACTTTGTACTCAACACACTTAATGTAGCGCTACCCGGTCGTCGGTCTGAAATAATAGTCACTTTTCCTCATATATATGAAGATAAGGAATTGGTATTACCAAAAAAAATTAAAATTGCAGGACGCGAGCATGCTAAATCTTTAAAGCAAATATACAAGGAGTATAACGTTCCGCCGTGGTTACGGATGTATTTACCATGTGTATTCATTGATAACCAGCTGGCTGCTATTGCAGGTGTGTGTGTGGCTGAGGGCTATGACGCTAAGTTGTTTGACAGGGAAAGTGAATATGTTCTCGAGATAACGTGGCACAATAAATCAAGATCATGA
- the accA gene encoding acetyl-CoA carboxylase carboxyl transferase subunit alpha encodes MSLNYLDFEQPIADLEAKIEELKNVNRSGSLDLGLEQEISQLKEKSVELTTKIFSDLEAWQVAKVARHPLRPYTKDYIDRIFTEFDELAGDRAFANDPAIIGGVARLDGQPVMVIGQQKGRDTAEKIKRNFGMPKPEGYRKALRLMEMAERFKMPIITFIDTPGAYPGVGAEERGQSEAIARNLKVMSALKVPTICTVIGEGGSGGALAIGVGDRVNMLQYSTYSVISPEGCASILWKSADKAELAAEAMGITAPRLKELDLINSMIEEPLGGAHRDMDKMALNLKAMIKKDLAELEEMSIDDLLASRYKRIMSFGYC; translated from the coding sequence ATGAGTTTGAACTATCTAGATTTTGAACAACCCATTGCTGATTTAGAAGCAAAAATTGAAGAATTAAAGAATGTTAATCGATCTGGTTCATTAGATCTTGGTTTAGAGCAAGAAATCAGTCAACTTAAAGAAAAAAGTGTTGAATTAACAACAAAAATCTTCTCTGATCTAGAAGCTTGGCAGGTTGCAAAAGTAGCTCGCCATCCCCTTCGTCCCTACACAAAAGATTACATTGATCGTATTTTTACAGAGTTTGATGAATTGGCAGGTGATCGCGCTTTCGCTAATGATCCAGCTATTATTGGTGGTGTTGCGCGTTTAGATGGTCAGCCAGTTATGGTTATTGGTCAGCAAAAAGGACGCGATACGGCAGAAAAAATTAAGCGCAATTTTGGTATGCCAAAACCAGAAGGGTATCGTAAAGCGTTACGCTTAATGGAAATGGCCGAGCGTTTTAAAATGCCAATTATTACTTTTATTGACACGCCTGGTGCTTATCCGGGTGTTGGCGCTGAAGAGCGCGGCCAAAGTGAAGCCATTGCACGTAATTTGAAAGTGATGTCGGCTTTAAAAGTGCCCACTATTTGTACTGTTATCGGTGAAGGCGGTTCAGGCGGTGCGTTGGCAATTGGCGTGGGTGACCGTGTTAACATGCTTCAATACAGTACATACTCTGTTATTTCTCCTGAAGGGTGCGCATCTATTTTATGGAAAAGTGCAGATAAAGCGGAATTAGCTGCTGAAGCAATGGGTATAACAGCACCACGCTTAAAAGAATTAGATCTTATTAATAGTATGATAGAGGAGCCATTAGGCGGTGCGCACAGAGATATGGATAAGATGGCACTTAACTTAAAGGCGATGATCAAAAAAGATCTTGCTGAGCTTGAAGAAATGTCGATAGACGATTTACTCGCTAGCCGCTATAAACGTATTATGTCGTTTGGTTATTGCTAA